A DNA window from Zingiber officinale cultivar Zhangliang chromosome 3A, Zo_v1.1, whole genome shotgun sequence contains the following coding sequences:
- the LOC122053131 gene encoding dual specificity protein phosphatase PHS1-like isoform X2 produces the protein MEEEEGERERINARKLEKESGFGDFEEWVTVVRRRSVKSLGSSRTQRSPSPVQEPLPARRSLSPSSPAACRVGVVESGKPDYSGAASQSPEQVPEISLWDRLGNACALDVEASEVSWDNLFSLHHTKYTSSNECSEDEMNKALEVTVNSGGVVFYALFNTSSGDESSTKEAAAVIKIASSRMATQSERLGYEFAKLLRVKTPQARVIHNSSAEWQLIKDAAQKARDISVANGDEVGEVTCSELLEALELSRCLFLMNYIHGSPLVENPNAFDSREAAESTAASLGRVLILDLILRNEDRLPCPSLGWRGNPANLLFANKVASANMDALEKAYDSSIRRFNPLIVKNLERKKEQRALSLNGRLGYQVSESTTDVSDDLSDLTARSTSSQGTEFGKSSDFHVVAIDSGVPRRPPAGKRAKDQENYPRVVELIINNFDFSSNLLYEVSFGKLGVPEAEHTDVPSDSRSCFSESDVAASVYAFRAGFRGALRDLQSLHVFLLTLYQKLEGLLRIVQSIINKIYSEDESAGSDSPSHTACSSSQFQADSSDPETRKCLHKSSASRESVDISSPICRENWNGRYFKGSDSSRCLRLTTKLRDFHKITKVDTELSKELEQWNETVRTEVVKLCQENNFNTGFFEGSDNSVAIDAYELKIRVEHILERISLISDAASTERPSPITDHLYIGGALAAKSKFTLQHLRIFHILCLCANEIGQSDSQNPDIFEYRNFSISDNDDEVISDLFEEASDFIDYVEKLGGKVLVHCFEGKSRSATVVLAYLMLRKDLTLLDAWNMLKKVHRRAQPNDGFAKTLLDLDKQLHGKPSMEWQQRRPMMKRGQRHDLGDPEGCRGT, from the exons atggaggaagaagaaggcgaaCGCGAAAGGATCAACGCCCGAAAG CTGGAGAAGGAAAGTGGGTTCGGAGACTTCGAGGAATGGGTGACCGTGGTCCGCAGACGCAGCGTAAAATCTCTCGGCTCCTCGAGAACGCAGCGTTCTCCGTCGCCTGTGCAGGAGCCTCTTCCGGCTCGTCGTTCCCTCTCCCCTTCATCGCCCGCTGCCTGCCG GGTGGGAGTTGTAGAGTCGGGCAAACCTGACTATAGTGGGGCTGCATCGCAGTCTCCAGAGCAAGTGCCAGAAATTAGTTTGTGGGATAGGCTTGGGAATGCTTGTGCTTTAGATGTTGAAGCAAGTGAAGTCTCCTGGGACAATCTGTTTTCCCTTCACCACACAAAATATACAAGCAGTAATGAATGCTCAGAGGATGAAATGAACAAAGCTTTGGAG GTGACCGTAAATTCTGGAGGAGTAGTTTTTTATGCATTGTTCAACACATCAAGTGGTGATGAGTCCTCCACAAAAGAAGCAGCAGCAGTAATCAAAATTGCATCTTCCAGGATGGCCACACAATCTGAACGCCTGGGCTATGAATTTGCAAAATTGCTGAGAGTGAAGACACCTCAA GCAAGAGTGATCCACAACTCAAGCGCAGAGTGGCAACTGATCAAGGATGCAGCCCAAAAGGCACGAGATATTTCAGTTGCCAATGGAGATGAAGTGGGTGAAGTTACATGCTCAGAGCTGTTAGAAGCCCTCGAATTGAGCCGATGCCTTTTCCTTATGAA TTACATCCACGGCTCTCCTCTGGTGGAAAACCCAAATGCATTTGATTCAAGGGAGGCTGCCGAAAGTACTGCTGCATCACTTGGCAGGGTCTTGATATTGGACCTCATACTTAGGAATGAGGATAGGCTTCCCTGTCCCAGCTTAGGGTGGCGTGGCAATCCAGCTAATCTACTATTTGCCAATAAGGTAGCATCTGCAAACATGGATGCactagaaaaagcttatgattcTAGTATCAGAAGATTTAATCCGCTGATAGTAAAAAATCTTGAGAGGAAAAAAGAGCAACGAGCTCTCTCTCTAAATGGTAGGCTGGGCTATCAAGTATCTGAATCTACAACAGACGTCTCTGATGATTTGAGTGACTTAACCGCCAGATCTACAAGTAGTCAAGGAACAGAATTTGGAAAGAGTTCTGACTTTCATGTTGTGGCAATTGATTCAGGAGTTCCTCGCAGACCACCAGCAGGAAAACGGGCAAAAGATCAAGAAAACTACCCCAGGGTCGTTGAGCTGATAATCAATAATTTTGACTTCTCTTCTAACTTGTTGTATGAAGTGTCTTTCGGAAAGCTGGGGGTTCCTGAAGCTGAGCACACTGATGTTCCTAGTGATTCTCGTTCTTGTTTCTCTGAATCTGATGTGGCAGCTTCTGTTTATGCATTTCGTGCCGGATTCCGTGGTGCACTGAGGGACCTCCAAAGCCTCCATGTATTTCTTCTCACACTGTATCAGAAACTGGAGGGCCTGTTAAGAATTGTACAATCAATCATAAACAAAATATATAGTGAAGATGAATCTGCAGGCTCAGATTCACCTTCACATACTGCTTGCTCCAGTTCCCAATTTCAGGCTGATTCTAGTGACCCTGAAACTCGGAAATGTTTACATAAATCTTCAGCATCACGCGAAAGTGTGGACATAAGTTCTCCAATTTGTCGAGAGAATTGGAATGGTAGATATTTTAAAGGAAGTGATAGTTCTCGGTGCTTGCGCTTGACTACTAAGCTTCGTGACTTTCACAAGATAACTAAG GTAGATACTGAGCTATCTAAAGAGTTGGAACAGTGGAATGAGACGGTTAGAACAGAGGTTGTCAAACTGTGCCAAGAAAACAACTTTAACACAGGATTTTTTGAAGGAAGTGATAATAGCGTTGCTATCGATGCTTATGAGCTGAAG ATCCGTGTTGAGCACATTCTTGAGAGAATATCACTAATTTCTGATGCAGCCAGTACAGAGCGCCCTTCTCCTATTACAGATCATCTCTATATTGGTGGAGCCCTAGCTGCAAAATCCAAATTCACCCTTCAGCACCTTCGTATCTTTCATATACTTTGCTTGTGTGCCAATGAAATTGGACAATCAGATTCTCAAAATCCTGATATCTTCGAGTACCGGAACTTCTCT ATAAGTGACAATGATGATGAAGTTATCAGTGACTTGTTTGAAGAGGCTTCTGATTTCATTGACTACGTTGAGAAACTGGGAGGGAAAGTGTTGGTACATTGTTTTGAAGGAAAAAGCCGCAGCGCAACCGTAGTTCTTGCTTATCTAATGCTGAGAAA GGATCTCACTCTACTGGATGCCTGGAACATGCTCAAGAAGGTGCATCGTCGAGCCCAGCCAAATGATGGCTTTGCAAAGACTCTCCTGGATTTAGACAAGCAACTGCATGGGAAGCCATCGATGGAATGGCAGCAACGAAGACCGATGATGAAG CGTGGACAGCGCCATGACCTTGGAGATCCAGAAGGCTGTCGAGGCACTTGA
- the LOC122053131 gene encoding dual specificity protein phosphatase PHS1-like isoform X3, with product MEEEEGERERINARKLEKESGFGDFEEWVTVVRRRSVKSLGSSRTQRSPSPVQEPLPARRSLSPSSPAACRVGVVESGKPDYSGAASQSPEQVPEISLWDRLGNACALDVEASEVSWDNLFSLHHTKYTSSNECSEDEMNKALEVTVNSGGVVFYALFNTSSGDESSTKEAAAVIKIASSRMATQSERLGYEFAKLLRVKTPQARVIHNSSAEWQLIKDAAQKARDISVANGDEVGEVTCSELLEALELSRCLFLMNYIHGSPLVENPNAFDSREAAESTAASLGRVLILDLILRNEDRLPCPSLGWRGNPANLLFANKVASANMDALEKAYDSSIRRFNPLIVKNLERKKEQRALSLNGRLGYQVSESTTDVSDDLSDLTARSTSSQGTEFGKSSDFHVVAIDSGVPRRPPAGKRAKDQENYPRVVELIINNFDFSSNLLYEVSFGKLGVPEAEHTDVPSDSRSCFSESDVAASVYAFRAGFRGALRDLQSLHVFLLTLYQKLEGLLRIVQSIINKIYSEDESAGSDSPSHTACSSSQFQADSSDPETRKCLHKSSASRESVDISSPICRENWNGRYFKGSDSSRCLRLTTKLRDFHKITKVDTELSKELEQWNETVRTEVVKLCQENNFNTGFFEGSDNSVAIDAYELKIRVEHILERISLISDAASTERPSPITDHLYIGGALAAKSKFTLQHLRIFHILCLCANEIGQSDSQNPDIFEYRNFSISDNDDEVISDLFEEASDFIDYVEKLGGKVLVHCFEGKSRSATVVLAYLMLRKDLTLLDAWNMLKKVHRRAQPNDGFAKTLLDLDKQLHGKPSMEWQQRRPMMKVCPICAWTAP from the exons atggaggaagaagaaggcgaaCGCGAAAGGATCAACGCCCGAAAG CTGGAGAAGGAAAGTGGGTTCGGAGACTTCGAGGAATGGGTGACCGTGGTCCGCAGACGCAGCGTAAAATCTCTCGGCTCCTCGAGAACGCAGCGTTCTCCGTCGCCTGTGCAGGAGCCTCTTCCGGCTCGTCGTTCCCTCTCCCCTTCATCGCCCGCTGCCTGCCG GGTGGGAGTTGTAGAGTCGGGCAAACCTGACTATAGTGGGGCTGCATCGCAGTCTCCAGAGCAAGTGCCAGAAATTAGTTTGTGGGATAGGCTTGGGAATGCTTGTGCTTTAGATGTTGAAGCAAGTGAAGTCTCCTGGGACAATCTGTTTTCCCTTCACCACACAAAATATACAAGCAGTAATGAATGCTCAGAGGATGAAATGAACAAAGCTTTGGAG GTGACCGTAAATTCTGGAGGAGTAGTTTTTTATGCATTGTTCAACACATCAAGTGGTGATGAGTCCTCCACAAAAGAAGCAGCAGCAGTAATCAAAATTGCATCTTCCAGGATGGCCACACAATCTGAACGCCTGGGCTATGAATTTGCAAAATTGCTGAGAGTGAAGACACCTCAA GCAAGAGTGATCCACAACTCAAGCGCAGAGTGGCAACTGATCAAGGATGCAGCCCAAAAGGCACGAGATATTTCAGTTGCCAATGGAGATGAAGTGGGTGAAGTTACATGCTCAGAGCTGTTAGAAGCCCTCGAATTGAGCCGATGCCTTTTCCTTATGAA TTACATCCACGGCTCTCCTCTGGTGGAAAACCCAAATGCATTTGATTCAAGGGAGGCTGCCGAAAGTACTGCTGCATCACTTGGCAGGGTCTTGATATTGGACCTCATACTTAGGAATGAGGATAGGCTTCCCTGTCCCAGCTTAGGGTGGCGTGGCAATCCAGCTAATCTACTATTTGCCAATAAGGTAGCATCTGCAAACATGGATGCactagaaaaagcttatgattcTAGTATCAGAAGATTTAATCCGCTGATAGTAAAAAATCTTGAGAGGAAAAAAGAGCAACGAGCTCTCTCTCTAAATGGTAGGCTGGGCTATCAAGTATCTGAATCTACAACAGACGTCTCTGATGATTTGAGTGACTTAACCGCCAGATCTACAAGTAGTCAAGGAACAGAATTTGGAAAGAGTTCTGACTTTCATGTTGTGGCAATTGATTCAGGAGTTCCTCGCAGACCACCAGCAGGAAAACGGGCAAAAGATCAAGAAAACTACCCCAGGGTCGTTGAGCTGATAATCAATAATTTTGACTTCTCTTCTAACTTGTTGTATGAAGTGTCTTTCGGAAAGCTGGGGGTTCCTGAAGCTGAGCACACTGATGTTCCTAGTGATTCTCGTTCTTGTTTCTCTGAATCTGATGTGGCAGCTTCTGTTTATGCATTTCGTGCCGGATTCCGTGGTGCACTGAGGGACCTCCAAAGCCTCCATGTATTTCTTCTCACACTGTATCAGAAACTGGAGGGCCTGTTAAGAATTGTACAATCAATCATAAACAAAATATATAGTGAAGATGAATCTGCAGGCTCAGATTCACCTTCACATACTGCTTGCTCCAGTTCCCAATTTCAGGCTGATTCTAGTGACCCTGAAACTCGGAAATGTTTACATAAATCTTCAGCATCACGCGAAAGTGTGGACATAAGTTCTCCAATTTGTCGAGAGAATTGGAATGGTAGATATTTTAAAGGAAGTGATAGTTCTCGGTGCTTGCGCTTGACTACTAAGCTTCGTGACTTTCACAAGATAACTAAG GTAGATACTGAGCTATCTAAAGAGTTGGAACAGTGGAATGAGACGGTTAGAACAGAGGTTGTCAAACTGTGCCAAGAAAACAACTTTAACACAGGATTTTTTGAAGGAAGTGATAATAGCGTTGCTATCGATGCTTATGAGCTGAAG ATCCGTGTTGAGCACATTCTTGAGAGAATATCACTAATTTCTGATGCAGCCAGTACAGAGCGCCCTTCTCCTATTACAGATCATCTCTATATTGGTGGAGCCCTAGCTGCAAAATCCAAATTCACCCTTCAGCACCTTCGTATCTTTCATATACTTTGCTTGTGTGCCAATGAAATTGGACAATCAGATTCTCAAAATCCTGATATCTTCGAGTACCGGAACTTCTCT ATAAGTGACAATGATGATGAAGTTATCAGTGACTTGTTTGAAGAGGCTTCTGATTTCATTGACTACGTTGAGAAACTGGGAGGGAAAGTGTTGGTACATTGTTTTGAAGGAAAAAGCCGCAGCGCAACCGTAGTTCTTGCTTATCTAATGCTGAGAAA GGATCTCACTCTACTGGATGCCTGGAACATGCTCAAGAAGGTGCATCGTCGAGCCCAGCCAAATGATGGCTTTGCAAAGACTCTCCTGGATTTAGACAAGCAACTGCATGGGAAGCCATCGATGGAATGGCAGCAACGAAGACCGATGATGAAGGTATGCCCCATATGTG CGTGGACAGCGCCATGA
- the LOC122053131 gene encoding dual specificity protein phosphatase PHS1-like isoform X1 has product MEEEEGERERINARKLEKESGFGDFEEWVTVVRRRSVKSLGSSRTQRSPSPVQEPLPARRSLSPSSPAACRVGVVESGKPDYSGAASQSPEQVPEISLWDRLGNACALDVEASEVSWDNLFSLHHTKYTSSNECSEDEMNKALEVTVNSGGVVFYALFNTSSGDESSTKEAAAVIKIASSRMATQSERLGYEFAKLLRVKTPQARVIHNSSAEWQLIKDAAQKARDISVANGDEVGEVTCSELLEALELSRCLFLMNYIHGSPLVENPNAFDSREAAESTAASLGRVLILDLILRNEDRLPCPSLGWRGNPANLLFANKVASANMDALEKAYDSSIRRFNPLIVKNLERKKEQRALSLNGRLGYQVSESTTDVSDDLSDLTARSTSSQGTEFGKSSDFHVVAIDSGVPRRPPAGKRAKDQENYPRVVELIINNFDFSSNLLYEVSFGKLGVPEAEHTDVPSDSRSCFSESDVAASVYAFRAGFRGALRDLQSLHVFLLTLYQKLEGLLRIVQSIINKIYSEDESAGSDSPSHTACSSSQFQADSSDPETRKCLHKSSASRESVDISSPICRENWNGRYFKGSDSSRCLRLTTKLRDFHKITKVDTELSKELEQWNETVRTEVVKLCQENNFNTGFFEGSDNSVAIDAYELKIRVEHILERISLISDAASTERPSPITDHLYIGGALAAKSKFTLQHLRIFHILCLCANEIGQSDSQNPDIFEYRNFSISDNDDEVISDLFEEASDFIDYVEKLGGKVLVHCFEGKSRSATVVLAYLMLRKDLTLLDAWNMLKKVHRRAQPNDGFAKTLLDLDKQLHGKPSMEWQQRRPMMKVCPICGKNAGLSSSSLKLHLQKFHKMLSSGSVDSAMTLEIQKAVEALEMSRGGISARLKSIGNVTVNATALNDAEF; this is encoded by the exons atggaggaagaagaaggcgaaCGCGAAAGGATCAACGCCCGAAAG CTGGAGAAGGAAAGTGGGTTCGGAGACTTCGAGGAATGGGTGACCGTGGTCCGCAGACGCAGCGTAAAATCTCTCGGCTCCTCGAGAACGCAGCGTTCTCCGTCGCCTGTGCAGGAGCCTCTTCCGGCTCGTCGTTCCCTCTCCCCTTCATCGCCCGCTGCCTGCCG GGTGGGAGTTGTAGAGTCGGGCAAACCTGACTATAGTGGGGCTGCATCGCAGTCTCCAGAGCAAGTGCCAGAAATTAGTTTGTGGGATAGGCTTGGGAATGCTTGTGCTTTAGATGTTGAAGCAAGTGAAGTCTCCTGGGACAATCTGTTTTCCCTTCACCACACAAAATATACAAGCAGTAATGAATGCTCAGAGGATGAAATGAACAAAGCTTTGGAG GTGACCGTAAATTCTGGAGGAGTAGTTTTTTATGCATTGTTCAACACATCAAGTGGTGATGAGTCCTCCACAAAAGAAGCAGCAGCAGTAATCAAAATTGCATCTTCCAGGATGGCCACACAATCTGAACGCCTGGGCTATGAATTTGCAAAATTGCTGAGAGTGAAGACACCTCAA GCAAGAGTGATCCACAACTCAAGCGCAGAGTGGCAACTGATCAAGGATGCAGCCCAAAAGGCACGAGATATTTCAGTTGCCAATGGAGATGAAGTGGGTGAAGTTACATGCTCAGAGCTGTTAGAAGCCCTCGAATTGAGCCGATGCCTTTTCCTTATGAA TTACATCCACGGCTCTCCTCTGGTGGAAAACCCAAATGCATTTGATTCAAGGGAGGCTGCCGAAAGTACTGCTGCATCACTTGGCAGGGTCTTGATATTGGACCTCATACTTAGGAATGAGGATAGGCTTCCCTGTCCCAGCTTAGGGTGGCGTGGCAATCCAGCTAATCTACTATTTGCCAATAAGGTAGCATCTGCAAACATGGATGCactagaaaaagcttatgattcTAGTATCAGAAGATTTAATCCGCTGATAGTAAAAAATCTTGAGAGGAAAAAAGAGCAACGAGCTCTCTCTCTAAATGGTAGGCTGGGCTATCAAGTATCTGAATCTACAACAGACGTCTCTGATGATTTGAGTGACTTAACCGCCAGATCTACAAGTAGTCAAGGAACAGAATTTGGAAAGAGTTCTGACTTTCATGTTGTGGCAATTGATTCAGGAGTTCCTCGCAGACCACCAGCAGGAAAACGGGCAAAAGATCAAGAAAACTACCCCAGGGTCGTTGAGCTGATAATCAATAATTTTGACTTCTCTTCTAACTTGTTGTATGAAGTGTCTTTCGGAAAGCTGGGGGTTCCTGAAGCTGAGCACACTGATGTTCCTAGTGATTCTCGTTCTTGTTTCTCTGAATCTGATGTGGCAGCTTCTGTTTATGCATTTCGTGCCGGATTCCGTGGTGCACTGAGGGACCTCCAAAGCCTCCATGTATTTCTTCTCACACTGTATCAGAAACTGGAGGGCCTGTTAAGAATTGTACAATCAATCATAAACAAAATATATAGTGAAGATGAATCTGCAGGCTCAGATTCACCTTCACATACTGCTTGCTCCAGTTCCCAATTTCAGGCTGATTCTAGTGACCCTGAAACTCGGAAATGTTTACATAAATCTTCAGCATCACGCGAAAGTGTGGACATAAGTTCTCCAATTTGTCGAGAGAATTGGAATGGTAGATATTTTAAAGGAAGTGATAGTTCTCGGTGCTTGCGCTTGACTACTAAGCTTCGTGACTTTCACAAGATAACTAAG GTAGATACTGAGCTATCTAAAGAGTTGGAACAGTGGAATGAGACGGTTAGAACAGAGGTTGTCAAACTGTGCCAAGAAAACAACTTTAACACAGGATTTTTTGAAGGAAGTGATAATAGCGTTGCTATCGATGCTTATGAGCTGAAG ATCCGTGTTGAGCACATTCTTGAGAGAATATCACTAATTTCTGATGCAGCCAGTACAGAGCGCCCTTCTCCTATTACAGATCATCTCTATATTGGTGGAGCCCTAGCTGCAAAATCCAAATTCACCCTTCAGCACCTTCGTATCTTTCATATACTTTGCTTGTGTGCCAATGAAATTGGACAATCAGATTCTCAAAATCCTGATATCTTCGAGTACCGGAACTTCTCT ATAAGTGACAATGATGATGAAGTTATCAGTGACTTGTTTGAAGAGGCTTCTGATTTCATTGACTACGTTGAGAAACTGGGAGGGAAAGTGTTGGTACATTGTTTTGAAGGAAAAAGCCGCAGCGCAACCGTAGTTCTTGCTTATCTAATGCTGAGAAA GGATCTCACTCTACTGGATGCCTGGAACATGCTCAAGAAGGTGCATCGTCGAGCCCAGCCAAATGATGGCTTTGCAAAGACTCTCCTGGATTTAGACAAGCAACTGCATGGGAAGCCATCGATGGAATGGCAGCAACGAAGACCGATGATGAAGGTATGCCCCATATGTGGTAAGAATGCAGGTCTCAGCAGCAGCTCTCTCAAACTCCATCTCCAAAAGTTCCATAAGATGTTGTCTTCGGGCAGCGTGGACAGCGCCATGACCTTGGAGATCCAGAAGGCTGTCGAGGCACTTGAGATGAGTCGCGGTGGGATATCAGCACGGCTTAAAAGCATCGGCAATGTGACGGTGAACGCCACTGCACTCAATGATGCTGAATTCTAG